Proteins encoded by one window of Nocardia goodfellowii:
- a CDS encoding Hsp70 family protein, whose product MSSVLGVSVGAGAVRLARPHAVNPHTPVNPQGFDLHTIPVRDHRGDELAAEAVGVTLESSPEIRATAIAYRGEQQARSIRAAMARQQLTDYELVPEIFATLEYAMATGEIRGINSLVVYDLGSSGLTVSVVETHTREVRYTERTSEISGDYLDSLIREQQIASGRIAHPQNSAGLASLDALCREAKEQLSSNTAVALPSEQGLVLLAQENFEALVVTAVEASARMTREVIARAERPVHGVLAIGGCARIPLVAKVLEHWIGVPVIVPENPETVAARGAALLARPAARPAAAPAPAPAQPPFDEEELSPAWLSAPPKKGKRKRKNELAEDDWFAGDEQGQDWSAAPAPQARKQSYADLPDALAGRPRRKRELNGAVLTVSALVVVAAIGIGLGYGQQVLTRDSNSSEGSTPVPTSAVPRTTTLEPQIAVAPATTTTETESTVAPAPRRPTTTPPTSTTGANTFTVPFLPPIVVPTIPPELFPAPPPQG is encoded by the coding sequence ATGAGTTCGGTACTGGGAGTTTCGGTGGGGGCCGGCGCAGTTCGTCTGGCGCGCCCACACGCCGTGAACCCCCACACACCCGTCAATCCCCAGGGCTTCGACCTGCATACGATCCCGGTGCGCGATCACCGCGGGGATGAATTGGCCGCCGAGGCGGTCGGCGTCACCTTGGAATCCTCGCCCGAGATCAGAGCCACCGCCATCGCGTATCGCGGTGAGCAGCAAGCCCGCTCGATCCGCGCGGCCATGGCCCGGCAGCAGCTCACCGACTACGAACTGGTCCCGGAGATCTTCGCCACACTCGAATACGCCATGGCGACAGGCGAAATCCGGGGTATCAACTCCCTTGTCGTCTACGACCTCGGCAGCTCCGGCCTGACGGTCAGCGTCGTGGAGACGCACACTCGCGAGGTCCGCTACACCGAGCGCACCAGCGAAATCAGCGGCGATTACCTGGATTCCCTGATCCGCGAACAGCAGATCGCTTCGGGCCGCATCGCGCATCCGCAGAATTCGGCCGGTCTGGCGTCGCTGGACGCACTGTGCCGCGAAGCCAAGGAACAGCTTTCCTCCAACACCGCGGTCGCGCTACCCAGCGAACAAGGCTTGGTGCTGCTCGCGCAGGAAAATTTCGAAGCCCTGGTCGTGACGGCCGTGGAGGCCTCCGCCCGGATGACTCGCGAGGTGATCGCCCGCGCCGAACGCCCGGTGCACGGCGTGCTGGCCATCGGCGGCTGCGCCCGGATCCCGTTGGTCGCCAAGGTGCTCGAGCATTGGATCGGCGTGCCGGTCATCGTCCCGGAGAACCCGGAGACGGTCGCCGCCCGCGGCGCCGCACTGCTGGCCCGCCCGGCCGCTCGCCCCGCCGCCGCACCCGCGCCCGCCCCGGCCCAGCCGCCGTTCGACGAGGAGGAACTGTCCCCGGCCTGGCTGTCGGCTCCGCCGAAGAAGGGCAAACGCAAGCGCAAGAACGAGCTCGCGGAGGACGACTGGTTCGCGGGCGACGAGCAGGGTCAGGATTGGAGCGCCGCCCCGGCTCCGCAGGCCCGCAAGCAGAGCTACGCCGACCTACCGGACGCGCTGGCCGGCCGTCCACGGCGCAAGCGCGAACTCAACGGCGCGGTCCTCACGGTGAGCGCGCTGGTGGTGGTCGCCGCGATCGGCATCGGTCTCGGCTACGGCCAGCAGGTGCTGACCCGGGATTCCAACAGCAGCGAGGGCTCGACCCCCGTGCCCACCTCGGCCGTGCCGCGCACTACGACGCTGGAACCGCAGATCGCGGTGGCCCCCGCGACCACGACCACCGAAACCGAGTCGACGGTCGCGCCCGCACCGCGCCGCCCAACCACCACGCCGCCGACGTCCACGACGGGCGCGAATACCTTTACGGTGCCGTTCCTTCCGCCCATCGTCGTGCCGACCATCCCACCGGAGCTGTTCCCCGCTCCACCGCCCCAGGGGTAA
- a CDS encoding UDP-glucose dehydrogenase family protein, whose translation MRCTVFGTGYLGATHAACMAELGHDVIGVDVDPGKVAKLSDGVVPFYEPGLEEVLRRNLDAGRLRFTTSYAEAAAHAAVHFLGVGTPQKKGEYAADLKYVHAVVDTLAPLLERPSVIVGKSTVPVGTAAALGKRARALTSTEVEVAWNPEFLREGFAVQDTLRPDRLVLGVDQDRENAAWVAELVREAYADLIENEVPFLLTDLATAELVKASANAFLATKISFINAVSEVCEATGADVTMLADALGYDARIGRRFLNAGLGFGGGCLPKDIRAFMARSGELGADHAVAFLREVDNINMRRRTKVVDMAARACGGSLLGANVAVLGAAFKPESDDVRDSPALNVAGMIQLHGAVVTVYDPKAVENSRRIFPTLNYATSVEEACDRADVVLVLTEWDEFTALRPAELDRVVRTKSIIDGRNCLNRATWRAAGWVYAGLGTP comes from the coding sequence ATGCGTTGCACAGTCTTCGGAACCGGGTACCTCGGGGCTACGCACGCGGCGTGCATGGCCGAACTCGGGCATGACGTGATCGGGGTGGATGTCGACCCCGGCAAGGTGGCGAAACTCTCGGACGGGGTGGTGCCGTTCTACGAGCCGGGTCTGGAGGAAGTGCTGCGGCGCAACCTCGATGCCGGGCGGCTGCGGTTCACCACCTCCTACGCGGAGGCCGCGGCGCACGCGGCGGTGCATTTCCTCGGGGTGGGCACACCGCAGAAGAAGGGTGAGTACGCCGCGGATCTCAAATATGTGCACGCCGTGGTGGATACGCTCGCGCCGCTGCTGGAACGGCCGTCGGTGATCGTCGGCAAGTCGACGGTGCCGGTGGGAACGGCTGCGGCGCTGGGCAAGCGGGCACGCGCGTTGACCTCGACCGAAGTCGAGGTGGCCTGGAACCCGGAGTTCCTCCGCGAGGGTTTCGCGGTCCAGGACACACTCCGGCCGGACCGGCTCGTGCTGGGTGTGGATCAGGACCGCGAAAACGCCGCGTGGGTAGCGGAACTCGTGCGTGAGGCCTATGCGGACCTGATCGAGAACGAGGTTCCGTTCCTGCTGACCGACCTGGCCACCGCCGAATTGGTGAAGGCTTCGGCCAATGCCTTTCTGGCCACCAAGATTTCGTTCATCAACGCCGTCTCCGAAGTGTGCGAGGCGACGGGCGCCGATGTCACCATGCTGGCCGACGCGCTCGGCTACGACGCCCGCATCGGCCGCCGGTTCCTCAACGCGGGCTTGGGTTTCGGCGGCGGTTGCCTGCCCAAGGACATCCGCGCGTTCATGGCCCGCTCCGGCGAACTCGGCGCCGATCACGCGGTGGCCTTCCTGCGTGAGGTCGACAACATCAATATGCGCCGCCGCACCAAGGTGGTCGACATGGCGGCCCGCGCCTGCGGCGGTTCGCTGCTCGGCGCGAACGTGGCCGTTCTCGGCGCGGCCTTCAAACCCGAATCCGATGACGTGCGCGACTCCCCCGCGCTGAACGTGGCGGGCATGATCCAGTTGCACGGCGCGGTCGTCACCGTGTACGACCCGAAGGCGGTGGAGAATTCGCGCCGCATCTTCCCGACCCTCAACTACGCCACCTCCGTCGAGGAGGCCTGTGATCGCGCCGACGTGGTACTGGTGCTCACGGAGTGGGACGAGTTCACCGCGCTGCGCCCCGCGGAACTGGACCGGGTGGTGCGAACGAAGTCCATCATCGACGGCCGGAACTGTCTCAATCGTGCCACCTGGAGAGCGGCTGGATGGGTGTACGCGGGTCTCGGCACCCCGTAG
- a CDS encoding YdcF family protein, with protein sequence MRRKMTAPALLVLVALTAVVAALWPVYVSPRTDPPAPADAILVLGGAHDGREQLGLRLARDGYAPWVVFSDPYTNSPMINRICHGGYSFRVSCFDPSPRTTRGEGRGLSRLAQLNGWRRVIVVTFTPHISRARYILEKCWSGDLLFVDPRPRLSVARWAYDYVYQSAGFVKAYFEDC encoded by the coding sequence ATGCGACGGAAGATGACCGCTCCGGCGTTGCTGGTCCTCGTCGCGTTGACTGCGGTGGTGGCGGCGCTGTGGCCGGTCTACGTCAGTCCACGCACCGACCCGCCCGCGCCCGCCGACGCCATCCTCGTCCTGGGCGGGGCCCATGATGGGCGTGAGCAACTCGGGCTGCGATTGGCGCGCGACGGTTACGCGCCGTGGGTCGTCTTCTCCGACCCCTACACCAACAGCCCGATGATCAACCGAATATGCCACGGCGGCTACAGCTTCCGGGTCAGCTGCTTCGACCCGTCACCGCGCACCACGCGGGGTGAGGGCCGGGGACTGTCGCGGTTGGCGCAGCTCAACGGTTGGCGGCGCGTCATCGTGGTCACCTTCACCCCGCACATCTCGCGGGCGCGCTACATCCTCGAGAAATGCTGGTCTGGCGACCTGCTGTTCGTCGACCCGCGGCCGCGGTTGTCGGTGGCTCGCTGGGCCTACGACTACGTCTACCAATCGGCGGGCTTCGTGAAGGCCTACTTCGAGGACTGCTGA
- a CDS encoding acyl-CoA dehydrogenase family protein: MEYDWSAEDLAFRDEVRSFLEAKLTPELRRAGRLATSVYPDHAASMEWQHILHAKGWVAPAWPVEFGGQPWSLTQHYIFGRELTLAGAPMLSPMGIRMVAHAIIAFGTPEQQAYFLPRILTGEVFFCQGYSEPESGSDLASLSMAAIEDGDDLICTGSKIWTTHATEANWIFCLVRTSREGKKQQGITFLLIDMTTPGIEIRPLVMTSGEEVQNQVFFDNVRVPKANVLGRIDEGWTVAKYLLIHERGGALSPFLQVMAEDIAAVAAEQTGPDGNPLIDDPAFARKLAEARIRTEVLEILEYRTLSAMAHGKNPGPASSMLKVLGTELSQKLTELKLEAAGPRGRVYQPHAAMPGGPVTEYTAPADGYVSGADWQAVAPLHYFNDRAGSIYAGSNEIQRNILAKAALGL, from the coding sequence ATGGAATACGACTGGTCAGCTGAAGATCTGGCCTTCCGGGATGAGGTTCGGAGCTTCCTCGAGGCGAAGTTGACGCCGGAGTTGCGGCGGGCCGGGCGGTTGGCGACGAGTGTGTATCCCGATCATGCGGCGAGCATGGAGTGGCAGCACATCCTGCACGCCAAAGGGTGGGTGGCGCCGGCCTGGCCGGTGGAGTTCGGCGGGCAACCATGGAGCTTGACCCAGCACTACATCTTCGGGCGGGAACTGACGCTCGCCGGCGCGCCGATGCTGTCGCCGATGGGCATCCGGATGGTGGCGCACGCGATCATCGCGTTCGGCACCCCGGAACAGCAGGCGTACTTCCTGCCGCGCATCCTGACCGGAGAAGTGTTCTTCTGCCAGGGGTACTCCGAGCCGGAGTCGGGATCCGACCTCGCCTCGCTGAGCATGGCCGCGATCGAGGACGGCGATGACCTGATCTGCACCGGCAGCAAGATCTGGACGACGCACGCGACCGAGGCCAACTGGATCTTCTGCCTGGTGCGCACCTCGCGCGAAGGCAAGAAACAGCAGGGCATCACGTTCCTGCTCATCGACATGACCACCCCGGGAATCGAAATCCGGCCACTGGTCATGACTTCCGGCGAAGAAGTGCAGAACCAGGTCTTCTTCGACAACGTGCGAGTGCCGAAAGCCAACGTACTGGGCCGGATCGACGAGGGCTGGACGGTCGCGAAGTATCTGCTCATTCACGAGCGCGGCGGCGCGTTGTCGCCGTTCCTTCAGGTGATGGCGGAGGATATCGCCGCCGTGGCCGCGGAACAGACCGGGCCGGACGGCAATCCGCTGATCGATGATCCGGCGTTCGCCCGGAAACTGGCCGAGGCCAGGATTCGGACCGAGGTGCTCGAAATCCTGGAATACCGCACACTTTCGGCGATGGCCCACGGTAAGAACCCGGGCCCGGCTTCCTCGATGCTCAAGGTGCTCGGCACCGAACTGAGCCAGAAACTGACCGAACTGAAGCTGGAGGCGGCGGGACCGCGCGGCCGGGTCTACCAGCCGCACGCGGCCATGCCGGGTGGACCGGTCACCGAATACACCGCACCGGCGGACGGTTACGTCAGCGGCGCGGACTGGCAGGCGGTCGCGCCGCTGCACTACTTCAACGACCGGGCCGGCTCAATCTACGCGGGCAGCAACGAAATTCAGCGAAACATCCTCGCCAAAGCAGCATTGGGGCTCTGA